A single Clavibacter nebraskensis NCPPB 2581 DNA region contains:
- a CDS encoding LacI family DNA-binding transcriptional regulator: MAGPAGLSGSRAAGREPGRDPAGRVTIHDVAAAAGVSRQTVTRAMNGMPGISEETKRRVLDAADQLAYRPSRFGRGLVTGGDHQLGLVVDDLRNPWSPELAAAVVRIAAARGWNVSLADVGLAADSDRMVEALGAQTDAVIGTLGSRAAEWIARLGSVPVVELDPRGDPLRAAVQLDPSEAIEALADHLEAVGVQHPVVLDAAVAAGPSPRAALLVRAFEARSMEVSVVRASAPTAEAAAVATERVVARPRTADAIVAFNDVCALGVLSACRRAGVDVPGDVRVVGIDGLSLGRLLAPTLTTLAVDLDELARHALDLAVAMIAGDLPRSGPDVVRTVRHQLVVRESA, translated from the coding sequence GTGGCTGGACCTGCGGGGCTGAGCGGGTCGCGCGCGGCCGGCCGGGAGCCCGGGAGGGACCCGGCCGGCCGCGTCACCATCCACGACGTCGCCGCCGCCGCAGGCGTGTCCCGCCAGACCGTGACGCGCGCGATGAACGGCATGCCGGGCATCAGCGAGGAGACGAAGCGCCGCGTGCTCGACGCCGCGGACCAGCTCGCGTACCGGCCGTCGCGGTTCGGGCGCGGGCTCGTGACGGGCGGGGACCACCAGCTCGGCCTCGTCGTCGACGACCTGCGGAACCCCTGGTCGCCCGAGCTCGCGGCCGCGGTCGTGCGCATCGCGGCGGCCCGCGGCTGGAACGTGTCACTCGCCGACGTGGGCCTCGCGGCCGACTCCGACCGCATGGTGGAGGCGCTCGGGGCGCAGACCGACGCCGTGATCGGGACCCTCGGATCGCGGGCCGCCGAGTGGATCGCGCGGCTCGGCTCGGTGCCGGTCGTGGAGCTGGATCCGCGCGGCGACCCCCTGCGCGCCGCCGTGCAGCTGGACCCGTCGGAGGCGATCGAGGCCCTCGCCGACCACCTCGAGGCCGTCGGCGTGCAGCACCCGGTCGTGCTCGACGCGGCCGTCGCCGCGGGACCCAGCCCGCGCGCCGCGCTGCTCGTGCGCGCGTTCGAGGCCCGGTCGATGGAGGTGTCGGTCGTCCGCGCGTCGGCGCCCACCGCGGAGGCCGCGGCCGTCGCGACCGAGCGCGTCGTGGCCCGCCCGCGCACGGCCGACGCGATCGTGGCCTTCAACGACGTGTGCGCCCTCGGCGTGCTCTCCGCCTGCCGTCGCGCGGGCGTCGACGTGCCGGGGGACGTGCGCGTGGTCGGCATCGACGGCCTGTCGCTCGGCCGCCTGCTCGCGCCCACCCTCACGACGCTCGCGGTGGACCTCGACGAGCTCGCTCGCCACGCGCTCGACCTCGCGGTCGCGATGATCGCGGGCGACCTGCCGCGCTCGGGCCCCGATGTGGTCCGGACGGTGCGGCACCAGCTGGTGGTGCGCGAGTCGGCGTAG
- a CDS encoding aldo/keto reductase has protein sequence MTDPTPTTSTAPGGAVLGPGSIARRFLSQLPASTRGARLVAAGSSSAERAADFAAEAADHGFADVTGADYDAVLADPAVDAVYISTVHTGHADLVIRALEAGKAVLCEKPLAVNHGTAMALVDAAREAGLPLVEAYMYRFHPQTAALLELLRDGVIGEVAHVDASFSFRTGSRTGRLYDTATAGGGILDVGGYTVTAAAAVVQAATGIAVAEPLTLEVEGTVGPTGVDEWSVARVAYRGGITATLRTGVALDEPQALTILGSRGRIHLSDPWNLGDEPTIEVSVVGEEPRTLTFTGAKPYAIEADATTDALAAGLGEAAQMTLDETLATARTLDRWRAALELRYPFEAEDADIPTVSRRPLSVRDDSPMLYGEIPGVGKRMSRLVMGVDNQPDLAHASAIFDHFVEQGGNAFDTGYIYGGGVLEGRLGRWIRNRGIREDVVVITKGAHTPHCDPESLTRQLLESLDRQGTDYADIYLMHRDNAEVPVGEFVDVMDEHQRAGRIRSYGVSNWTPERFDEAQAYAQANGRAGFQALSDHFGLAEAYDVPWAGCVHVTDPASKAWLEERQVPLLPWSSQARGFFTGRARPDDLSDPELVRCYYGDDNFERLRRAEELAAEHGVQATAIALAYVLAQPFPTFPLFGPRTITEVRSSMRGLSIELTPEQVAWLDLRG, from the coding sequence ATGACCGACCCCACCCCGACCACCTCGACCGCACCCGGCGGGGCGGTCCTCGGCCCGGGCTCCATCGCCCGCCGCTTCCTCTCCCAGCTCCCCGCGAGCACGCGGGGCGCGCGCCTCGTCGCCGCCGGCAGCTCGAGCGCCGAGCGCGCGGCGGACTTCGCGGCCGAGGCCGCCGACCACGGCTTCGCCGACGTCACGGGCGCCGACTACGACGCCGTCCTCGCGGATCCCGCCGTCGACGCCGTCTACATCTCGACCGTGCACACCGGCCACGCCGACCTCGTGATCCGCGCGCTCGAGGCCGGCAAGGCCGTCCTCTGCGAGAAGCCGCTCGCCGTCAACCACGGCACCGCGATGGCGCTCGTCGACGCGGCCCGCGAGGCCGGCCTCCCGCTCGTCGAGGCGTACATGTACCGCTTCCACCCGCAGACCGCGGCACTCCTCGAGCTGCTGCGCGACGGCGTGATCGGCGAGGTCGCCCACGTCGACGCGTCCTTCTCCTTCCGCACCGGATCCCGCACCGGCCGCCTCTACGACACTGCGACCGCGGGCGGCGGGATCCTCGACGTCGGCGGCTACACGGTCACCGCCGCGGCCGCCGTCGTGCAGGCCGCGACCGGGATCGCCGTCGCCGAGCCGCTCACGCTCGAGGTCGAGGGCACCGTCGGGCCGACGGGCGTCGACGAGTGGTCGGTCGCGCGGGTGGCCTACCGCGGCGGGATCACCGCGACCCTCCGCACCGGCGTCGCCCTCGACGAGCCGCAGGCGCTCACGATCCTGGGCTCGCGGGGCCGCATCCACCTCAGCGACCCGTGGAACCTCGGTGACGAGCCCACCATCGAGGTCTCCGTCGTCGGCGAGGAGCCGCGCACGCTCACCTTCACGGGCGCGAAGCCGTACGCGATCGAGGCCGACGCGACGACCGACGCGCTCGCGGCCGGCCTCGGCGAGGCCGCGCAGATGACCCTCGACGAGACGCTCGCCACCGCCCGCACGCTCGACCGCTGGCGCGCCGCCCTCGAGCTGCGCTACCCGTTCGAGGCGGAGGACGCCGACATCCCCACGGTCTCCCGCCGGCCCTTGAGCGTCCGCGACGACAGCCCGATGCTGTACGGCGAGATCCCCGGCGTCGGCAAGCGCATGTCGCGGCTGGTCATGGGCGTCGACAACCAGCCCGACCTGGCGCACGCGTCCGCGATCTTCGACCACTTCGTCGAGCAGGGCGGCAACGCGTTCGACACCGGGTACATCTACGGCGGCGGCGTGCTCGAAGGGCGGTTGGGGAGGTGGATCCGTAACCGCGGCATCCGCGAGGACGTGGTCGTCATCACCAAGGGCGCCCACACCCCGCACTGCGATCCCGAGTCGCTCACGCGGCAGCTGCTCGAGAGCCTCGACCGCCAGGGCACCGACTACGCCGACATCTACCTCATGCACCGCGACAACGCCGAGGTGCCGGTGGGGGAGTTCGTCGACGTGATGGACGAGCACCAGCGCGCCGGGCGGATCCGCTCCTACGGCGTCTCCAACTGGACGCCCGAGCGATTCGACGAGGCGCAGGCGTACGCGCAGGCCAACGGCCGCGCCGGGTTCCAGGCGCTGAGCGACCACTTCGGCCTGGCCGAGGCGTACGACGTGCCGTGGGCGGGATGCGTGCACGTCACGGATCCCGCGTCCAAGGCGTGGCTCGAGGAGCGGCAGGTCCCGCTGCTCCCGTGGTCGTCGCAGGCACGCGGCTTCTTCACGGGCCGCGCCCGCCCCGACGACCTGAGCGACCCGGAGCTCGTGCGCTGCTACTACGGCGACGACAACTTCGAGCGCCTCCGCCGGGCCGAGGAGCTCGCGGCGGAGCACGGCGTGCAGGCGACGGCGATCGCGCTCGCCTACGTGCTCGCGCAGCCGTTCCCGACCTTCCCGCTGTTCGGGCCCCGCACCATCACGGAGGTCCGCTCCTCGATGCGCGGCCTGTCGATCGAGCTCACCCCGGAGCAGGTGGCGTGGCTGGACCTGCGGGGCTGA
- a CDS encoding MarR family winged helix-turn-helix transcriptional regulator → MVSELPGEDGVAVGVAMERAVLAITRWATRPDVRRRMLADEGEAFSSTDTWLLAHLAERGATRMRALADWQGIDKSTMTAHVRRLEERGLVIREPDPDDRRAVLVRPTPDAERVLDRNSATARALLGELVGEWSARERSELTRLLGRLVAEIEAEGADR, encoded by the coding sequence ATGGTGAGCGAGCTCCCAGGCGAGGACGGCGTCGCCGTCGGGGTGGCGATGGAGCGGGCGGTCCTGGCGATCACCCGATGGGCGACGCGGCCCGACGTGCGCCGGCGCATGCTCGCCGACGAGGGCGAGGCGTTCTCGTCGACCGACACCTGGCTCCTCGCCCACCTCGCCGAGCGCGGCGCGACGCGGATGCGCGCGCTCGCCGACTGGCAGGGCATCGACAAGTCGACGATGACGGCGCACGTGCGGCGCCTCGAGGAGCGGGGCCTCGTGATCCGCGAGCCCGACCCCGACGATCGGCGCGCGGTCCTCGTGCGCCCCACACCCGACGCCGAGCGTGTGCTCGACCGCAACTCCGCGACGGCCCGCGCGCTCCTCGGCGAGCTCGTGGGGGAGTGGTCGGCCCGGGAGCGCTCCGAGCTGACGCGGCTGCTCGGGCGGCTCGTCGCCGAGATCGAGGCGGAGGGCGCCGACCGCTGA
- a CDS encoding general stress protein: MSTPSTDPRAHAVPATPREVIASYTEYADAQAAVDTLSDREFPVASTQIVGHDVRTVETVTGRVTNGSAAVRGAAGGAWFGLMLGLLFGIFTPGVAWLGVLLVAVGIGALWGALFGFVGHYATRGKRDFASVQTLTAGRYDVLVDSARAAEASRILFDTTGAPRA, from the coding sequence ATGTCCACCCCGAGCACCGACCCCCGCGCGCACGCCGTCCCGGCCACGCCCCGCGAGGTGATCGCGAGCTACACCGAGTACGCCGACGCGCAGGCCGCCGTCGACACGCTGTCCGACCGCGAGTTCCCCGTCGCCTCCACGCAGATCGTGGGCCACGACGTCCGCACGGTCGAGACCGTGACGGGCCGGGTCACCAACGGCAGCGCCGCGGTGCGCGGTGCCGCAGGCGGCGCCTGGTTCGGCCTCATGCTGGGCCTCCTGTTCGGGATCTTCACCCCCGGCGTCGCCTGGCTCGGCGTCCTGCTCGTCGCCGTCGGCATCGGCGCGCTCTGGGGTGCGCTGTTCGGCTTCGTCGGCCACTACGCCACCCGCGGGAAGCGCGACTTCGCCTCCGTGCAGACGCTGACCGCCGGCCGCTACGACGTGCTCGTCGACAGCGCGCGGGCCGCCGAGGCGTCGCGGATCCTGTTCGACACGACCGGCGCGCCGCGCGCCTGA
- a CDS encoding acetyltransferase: MSAEPVIARSDDPRVARLTEEGWIVTTRSWGAQLDAADADPARLRALVARVAGSAVLRELGPDDARPTLALDAATLADYPGGPATRHAAFAPEDVRVPAPGRRGYGAVDAGGALLAMTFVDLDPTGLAAETDVTVVDAAHRGRGLGTAVKAASVLALLEAGVTVFRTGGSSVNAAIMAAGAALGYRVDEEWLTLEAPEDAPRT; encoded by the coding sequence ATGAGCGCCGAGCCCGTCATCGCCCGATCCGACGACCCGCGGGTGGCCCGCCTCACGGAGGAGGGCTGGATCGTGACCACCCGGTCGTGGGGCGCGCAGCTCGACGCGGCGGACGCGGATCCCGCCCGCCTGCGCGCGCTCGTCGCCCGCGTCGCCGGATCCGCCGTGCTGCGCGAGCTGGGCCCGGACGACGCCCGGCCGACCCTCGCGCTCGACGCCGCCACCCTCGCCGACTACCCGGGCGGCCCGGCCACCCGGCACGCCGCCTTCGCTCCCGAGGACGTGCGGGTGCCGGCACCCGGCCGCCGCGGCTACGGCGCGGTCGACGCGGGCGGCGCGCTCCTCGCGATGACGTTCGTCGACCTGGATCCCACAGGCCTCGCCGCCGAGACCGACGTGACGGTCGTCGACGCCGCCCATCGGGGTCGCGGCCTCGGCACGGCGGTGAAGGCGGCCTCCGTGCTGGCGCTCCTCGAGGCGGGCGTCACCGTGTTCCGCACCGGAGGGTCAAGCGTGAACGCGGCGATCATGGCGGCCGGCGCCGCGCTCGGCTACCGCGTCGACGAGGAGTGGCTCACGCTCGAGGCGCCCGAGGACGCACCCCGGACGTGA
- a CDS encoding SDR family oxidoreductase yields MPRRPIDIPVPDLTGRRALVTGGSDGIGLALATRLAGAGAEVLLPVRDRRKGEAAVDRIRARHPAARIALHDLDLASLGSVATLAARLADEGAPLHLLVANAGVMTPPERRTTEDGFELQLGTNHLGHFALVGRLLPLLRAGSARVVSQVSIAAAQNAVRWDDLQWERRYRPGRAYSSSKIAQGLVGLELERRSAAGGWGITSHLAHPGVAPTSLLAARTATGRSRDGLDVRVIRRLSRLGILVGTPETAALPALLAATADGDGGRMYGPSGPGHLGGAPAEMPPFSRVTDPDDARRIWAVSEELTGVRFPG; encoded by the coding sequence ATGCCCCGTCGCCCGATCGACATCCCCGTCCCCGACCTCACGGGCCGCCGCGCCCTCGTCACGGGAGGCAGCGACGGCATCGGCCTCGCGCTCGCCACCCGGCTCGCCGGCGCCGGTGCCGAGGTGCTGCTCCCGGTGCGCGACCGGCGGAAGGGCGAGGCCGCCGTGGACCGGATCCGCGCGCGGCACCCGGCCGCGCGCATCGCCCTGCACGACCTCGACCTCGCCTCGCTGGGCTCCGTGGCGACGCTCGCCGCCCGGCTCGCCGACGAGGGCGCGCCCCTGCACCTGCTCGTCGCGAACGCCGGCGTCATGACACCGCCCGAGCGCCGCACCACCGAGGACGGCTTCGAGCTGCAGCTCGGCACCAACCACCTCGGCCACTTCGCGCTCGTGGGTCGCCTCCTCCCGCTGCTGCGGGCGGGATCCGCGCGCGTCGTCTCGCAGGTGAGCATCGCCGCCGCGCAGAACGCCGTGCGGTGGGACGACCTCCAGTGGGAGCGGCGCTACCGTCCCGGGCGCGCCTACAGCTCCTCGAAGATCGCGCAGGGGCTCGTCGGCCTCGAGCTCGAGCGGCGGAGCGCGGCGGGCGGCTGGGGGATCACGAGCCACCTCGCGCACCCGGGCGTCGCGCCGACGAGCCTCCTCGCCGCGCGCACGGCGACCGGCCGCTCGCGCGACGGGCTCGACGTGCGCGTTATCCGGCGGCTGTCGCGCCTCGGGATCCTGGTCGGCACGCCCGAGACCGCCGCCCTGCCGGCCCTCCTCGCGGCGACCGCGGACGGCGACGGCGGCCGCATGTACGGGCCGAGCGGCCCCGGCCACCTCGGCGGCGCTCCCGCGGAGATGCCGCCGTTCTCGCGCGTCACCGACCCGGACGACGCGCGCCGCATCTGGGCGGTCTCCGAGGAGCTGACGGGGGTGCGCTTCCCGGGCTGA
- a CDS encoding helix-turn-helix transcriptional regulator, producing MRQMDPAGLAEFLRRRREALQPEDVGLPRTPRRRTSGLRREEVAALSSMSADYYARIERGSSPQPSEQMLAAIAHGLHLTVDERDHLFRLAGHQPPARGGSGDHVGPGLQRILDRLVDTPAEVVSELGETLLQTPMGVALTGDTAHLTGPERSIGYRWFADPASRRLYAEEDHDALGRLWISGLREVATRRGPGSRAARYVELLRPRSAEFRELWARHEVGLRPGAVKRFEHPELGRLELACQTLTDPEQSHHLLVYTAAPGSESHEKLRLLGVIGAQSMG from the coding sequence ATGCGCCAGATGGATCCCGCGGGGCTCGCCGAGTTCCTCCGCCGCCGCCGCGAGGCGCTCCAGCCCGAGGACGTCGGCCTCCCCCGCACCCCGCGGCGCCGCACGAGCGGGCTCCGGCGCGAGGAGGTCGCGGCGCTGTCGAGCATGTCCGCCGACTACTACGCGCGCATCGAGCGCGGCAGCAGCCCGCAGCCGTCGGAGCAGATGCTCGCGGCGATCGCGCACGGCCTGCACCTCACGGTCGACGAGCGCGACCACCTCTTCCGGCTCGCGGGGCACCAGCCTCCCGCGCGCGGCGGATCCGGCGACCACGTCGGGCCCGGCCTCCAGCGGATCCTCGACCGGCTCGTCGACACGCCCGCCGAGGTCGTGAGCGAGCTCGGCGAGACGCTGCTGCAGACGCCGATGGGCGTCGCCCTGACGGGCGACACCGCGCACCTCACCGGGCCGGAGCGGAGCATCGGGTACCGGTGGTTCGCGGATCCGGCCAGCCGTCGCCTGTACGCCGAGGAGGACCACGACGCCCTCGGCCGCCTCTGGATCTCGGGGCTCCGCGAGGTCGCCACCCGCCGCGGACCGGGATCCCGCGCCGCCCGCTACGTGGAGCTGCTGCGGCCGCGGAGCGCCGAGTTCCGCGAGCTGTGGGCCCGGCACGAGGTGGGCCTCCGGCCGGGTGCCGTGAAGCGCTTCGAGCACCCGGAACTCGGCCGGCTGGAGCTCGCCTGCCAGACGCTGACGGATCCGGAGCAGTCGCACCACCTGCTCGTCTACACGGCCGCGCCCGGCTCGGAGAGCCACGAGAAGCTGCGGCTCCTCGGGGTGATCGGGGCGCAGTCGATGGGGTGA
- a CDS encoding ThiF family adenylyltransferase — protein sequence MGSSLPLVDREGTDPGGRGLGGHGSGQDAHERRERHSRHLALPGIGMGGQSRIDQARVLVIGAGGLGSPVLQYLAAAGIGTLGIVDDDAVDLSNLQRQTIHGTPDVGRPKTASAADSVRRTDPGIEVVEHAERLTNDNALRILGGYDVVVDATDNFATRYLISDAAALVGVPCVWGSVYRWDAQVTVFWDAAPDGRGIDYRDVFPEPPADGAVLSCEEAGVFGAVCGTVGALMATEVIKLVTGAGTPLLGRVVVLDALAGTSRTIGVKRAKGRQRVTALADYDLFCGVGAATDGTELDAEEVEGILASDEQVVLLDVREPDERLVDSIPGHVAVPVRIVTVDPGAVPGAITDRVIVYCASGVRSRAAAVALREAGRDAVSLRGGIQSWRSVAGRA from the coding sequence ATGGGGTCGTCTCTGCCGCTCGTCGATCGGGAGGGCACCGACCCCGGGGGGCGGGGCCTGGGTGGTCATGGCTCCGGGCAGGATGCGCACGAGCGGCGCGAACGCCACTCCCGGCACCTCGCCCTTCCCGGCATCGGGATGGGGGGTCAGTCCCGCATCGACCAGGCGCGCGTGCTCGTGATCGGCGCGGGCGGCCTCGGTTCCCCCGTGCTGCAGTACCTGGCCGCGGCGGGGATCGGGACCCTCGGAATCGTAGACGACGATGCTGTGGACCTCTCGAACCTCCAGCGCCAGACCATCCACGGCACGCCCGACGTCGGCCGGCCGAAGACCGCGTCAGCGGCGGATTCGGTGCGCCGCACCGATCCCGGGATCGAGGTCGTCGAGCACGCCGAGCGGCTCACGAACGACAACGCCCTCCGGATCCTCGGCGGCTACGACGTGGTCGTCGACGCCACCGACAACTTCGCCACGCGCTACCTCATCAGCGACGCGGCGGCCCTCGTGGGCGTGCCGTGCGTGTGGGGATCCGTGTACCGGTGGGACGCGCAGGTCACCGTCTTCTGGGACGCGGCGCCCGACGGCCGCGGCATCGACTACCGCGACGTCTTCCCCGAGCCGCCGGCCGACGGCGCCGTGCTCTCCTGCGAGGAGGCGGGCGTGTTCGGCGCGGTGTGCGGCACGGTCGGCGCGCTCATGGCGACGGAGGTCATCAAGCTCGTCACGGGCGCGGGGACGCCGCTGCTCGGCCGGGTCGTGGTGCTCGACGCGCTCGCCGGCACCAGCCGCACCATCGGCGTGAAGCGCGCCAAGGGCCGCCAGCGGGTCACGGCGCTCGCCGACTACGACCTCTTCTGCGGCGTGGGCGCCGCCACCGACGGCACCGAGCTGGACGCGGAGGAGGTGGAGGGGATCCTCGCCTCCGACGAGCAGGTCGTCCTCCTCGACGTGCGCGAGCCCGACGAGCGCCTGGTCGACTCCATCCCCGGCCACGTCGCGGTGCCCGTGCGCATCGTGACGGTGGATCCGGGAGCGGTGCCCGGCGCGATCACCGACCGCGTGATCGTCTACTGCGCCTCCGGTGTGCGCTCGCGGGCGGCCGCGGTGGCCCTGCGCGAGGCGGGGCGCGACGCGGTGAGCCTGCGCGGCGGGATCCAGTCGTGGCGGAGCGTGGCGGGGCGGGCGTGA
- a CDS encoding glycosyltransferase family 39 protein, protein MTDLRTDGGRGPASTGPSVRRPADGPRGGRPGGPLGRFHHRRWGDAWLIGLLGFLLALPLAGAPSVWYDEAATVISATRGWDDLLRELSTVDAVHGLYYAGMKVWFELVGYSPTSLRFPSAVFIGLAAAGVVLLTRTVSTRATGIVAGLVFVVIPRSAWMGTEGRSFALGTLIAVALTIVLVLAARRAGSRWQVQARWWALYGLLAWLGASTFVYLALLVGAHGVVILWAIASARVGHRSRRPMVVSLLGWALASITAGLLSLPLVRVVTEQSGQVGWIKPIGPNTITQVISTQLFSQNDVFGFLAWALALVGLALLVRRGIRLVRARRASRLEPEGALAEFESAYLHAGWSPTILQLAVVWFVVPTLLLIGASTLMSPLYSPRYMAYTAPAFAMLMAVGILALRWKPLVAAVTTVLVALSVMQLVHDRTTTVKADSDWAAIARIVSEERAQEAPGTTEAVIFGPVRRHPKATSRIVAYSYPDAFRGMDDILLRTPPGDTDGLWEETYPLADRVDEVEGADVVWLVTSDKQDIRDDVAEALTPRGFAKTDDWHVMNANVERYERVAAG, encoded by the coding sequence ATGACAGACCTCCGTACGGACGGCGGACGCGGACCCGCGTCGACCGGTCCCAGCGTACGACGGCCCGCCGACGGTCCCCGCGGCGGTCGCCCCGGCGGCCCGCTCGGCCGCTTCCACCACCGCCGCTGGGGCGACGCCTGGCTCATCGGCCTCCTCGGCTTCCTGCTCGCGCTCCCCCTCGCCGGCGCGCCCTCGGTCTGGTACGACGAGGCCGCCACCGTCATCTCGGCCACGCGCGGCTGGGACGACCTCCTCCGCGAGCTCAGCACGGTCGACGCCGTCCACGGCCTCTACTACGCGGGCATGAAGGTGTGGTTCGAGCTGGTCGGCTACTCCCCCACGTCGCTGCGCTTCCCGAGCGCGGTGTTCATCGGCCTGGCCGCCGCGGGCGTCGTTCTGCTCACGCGCACGGTCTCCACGCGCGCCACGGGCATCGTCGCCGGGCTGGTCTTCGTCGTGATCCCCCGCTCGGCGTGGATGGGCACCGAGGGCCGCTCCTTCGCGCTCGGCACGCTCATCGCGGTGGCGCTCACGATCGTGCTGGTGCTGGCGGCCCGCCGTGCCGGATCCCGCTGGCAGGTGCAGGCCCGGTGGTGGGCGCTGTACGGGCTGCTCGCGTGGCTCGGCGCCTCCACCTTCGTGTACCTCGCGCTGCTCGTCGGCGCGCACGGCGTCGTGATCCTGTGGGCCATCGCCTCCGCGCGCGTCGGCCACCGCAGCCGCCGGCCCATGGTCGTGTCGCTGCTCGGCTGGGCGCTCGCCTCCATCACGGCCGGGCTCCTGTCGCTGCCGCTCGTGCGCGTGGTGACGGAGCAGTCGGGCCAGGTGGGGTGGATCAAGCCCATCGGCCCGAACACGATCACGCAGGTGATCTCGACGCAGCTCTTCTCCCAGAACGACGTCTTCGGCTTCCTCGCCTGGGCGCTCGCGCTCGTGGGCCTCGCGCTGCTGGTGCGCCGCGGGATCCGCCTGGTGCGCGCCCGCCGCGCCTCGCGCCTCGAGCCGGAGGGCGCCCTCGCCGAGTTCGAGTCGGCGTACCTGCACGCCGGGTGGTCGCCGACGATCCTGCAGCTCGCCGTCGTGTGGTTCGTCGTGCCGACGCTGCTGCTCATCGGCGCCTCGACCCTCATGTCGCCGCTCTACTCGCCGCGCTACATGGCGTACACGGCGCCCGCGTTCGCGATGCTCATGGCGGTCGGGATCCTCGCGCTCCGGTGGAAGCCGCTCGTCGCCGCCGTCACGACCGTGCTCGTGGCGCTGTCGGTGATGCAGCTCGTGCACGACCGCACCACCACCGTGAAGGCCGACTCCGACTGGGCCGCCATCGCGCGGATCGTCTCGGAGGAGCGCGCGCAGGAGGCGCCCGGCACGACCGAGGCCGTGATCTTCGGGCCGGTCCGCCGCCACCCGAAGGCGACCTCGCGCATCGTCGCGTACTCGTACCCGGACGCCTTCCGCGGCATGGACGACATCCTCCTACGCACCCCGCCCGGCGACACCGACGGCCTCTGGGAGGAGACCTACCCGTTGGCCGACCGGGTCGACGAGGTCGAGGGCGCCGACGTGGTGTGGCTCGTCACGAGCGACAAGCAGGACATCCGGGACGACGTGGCCGAGGCGCTCACCCCGCGCGGCTTCGCGAAGACCGACGACTGGCACGTGATGAACGCGAACGTCGAGCGCTACGAGCGGGTCGCGGCGGGCTGA
- a CDS encoding 4-(cytidine 5'-diphospho)-2-C-methyl-D-erythritol kinase: protein MTSAATSSDVVHARAPGKINVSLTVGALQEDGYHDVATAYQAVSLYEDVWATRSDGFSVEFGGSIDTSHLTTGADNLAVRAARLLARSTGHRGGVHLRIEKNVPIAGGMGGGSADAAATLLACDALWGTERTRDQLLALGAELGADVPFALAGGTAIGTGRGDRLSPALAKGTFQWVLAIAEFGVSTPDVYGELDRHRERHAQDIFPAQQIPQVDSGVLQALRAGDPHMLAEVLHNDLQAPALHLAPGLGEVLQLGEENGALAGIVSGSGPTVAFLAADLDSALELQIALSAARLQVIRATGPVHGARIITG from the coding sequence ATGACCTCCGCGGCCACCAGCTCCGACGTGGTGCACGCGCGGGCCCCGGGCAAGATCAACGTCTCCCTCACCGTGGGCGCCCTCCAGGAGGACGGCTACCACGACGTCGCCACCGCGTACCAGGCGGTCAGCCTCTACGAGGATGTGTGGGCCACCCGGTCGGACGGCTTCTCGGTCGAGTTCGGCGGATCCATCGACACGTCCCACCTCACCACCGGCGCCGACAACCTCGCCGTCCGCGCCGCACGGCTCCTCGCCCGGAGCACCGGCCACCGCGGCGGCGTGCACCTGCGCATCGAGAAGAACGTGCCCATCGCGGGCGGCATGGGCGGCGGATCCGCGGACGCCGCGGCCACCCTCCTCGCCTGCGACGCCCTGTGGGGCACCGAGCGCACGCGCGACCAGCTGCTCGCCCTCGGCGCGGAGCTCGGCGCCGACGTGCCGTTCGCGCTCGCCGGCGGCACCGCCATCGGCACCGGCCGCGGCGACCGCCTCAGCCCCGCGCTCGCCAAGGGCACCTTCCAGTGGGTGCTCGCCATCGCCGAGTTCGGCGTCTCCACGCCCGACGTCTACGGCGAGCTCGACAGGCACCGCGAGCGCCACGCGCAGGACATCTTCCCGGCGCAGCAGATCCCGCAGGTCGACTCGGGCGTGCTGCAGGCGCTGCGGGCGGGGGATCCGCACATGCTCGCCGAGGTCCTCCACAACGACCTCCAGGCGCCCGCGCTCCACCTCGCGCCCGGCCTCGGCGAGGTGCTGCAGCTCGGCGAGGAGAACGGCGCGCTCGCGGGCATCGTCTCGGGATCCGGCCCCACGGTCGCGTTCCTCGCGGCCGACCTCGACAGCGCGCTCGAGCTGCAGATCGCGCTGAGCGCCGCCCGCCTCCAGGTCATCCGCGCCACCGGGCCCGTGCACGGCGCCCGCATCATCACGGGCTGA